AACACTGGGCGTTCAATTCTATTAACATTGCCTGGAGGATTAACTTTCCCAACAAGTGGAGCTCAAATAAAACCTGAATTTACAAGACAATTAAATTCAATAGCTTTTGTTCTTAACAAATATCCTAATTCAAGAATTAAAATAACAGGACACACAGATAATACTGGCTCTTATAATTATAATTTAACTTTATCCGAACAAAGAGCTTATTCAGTTAGAAACTATTTAGTAAAACAAGGGGTTGATTCACAAAGAATAACTTCATTGGGAATGGCATCAGACTTACCTATCTCTTCTAATTCTTCCAAAGCTGGTAGACAAGCAAATAGAAGAGTTACTCTAGAAGTTTTCTCTAAATAAAAATTAAC
This genomic stretch from Fusobacterium sp. IOR10 harbors:
- a CDS encoding OmpA family protein — its product is MKSKKISIGFLLGAVLITGCTNDFIRPEGSTSYTNSGAMGGAVAGALAGQIIGQDTKGTLIGAAAGALLGTAVGSSMQQQENEFRSVLYSSGVGIVNTGRSILLTLPGGLTFPTSGAQIKPEFTRQLNSIAFVLNKYPNSRIKITGHTDNTGSYNYNLTLSEQRAYSVRNYLVKQGVDSQRITSLGMASDLPISSNSSKAGRQANRRVTLEVFSK